One part of the Streptomyces ferrugineus genome encodes these proteins:
- a CDS encoding MFS transporter, with amino-acid sequence MSAEALRMPASGRAQVHAVAGCYFVASFAALGLPPYLTEILPELGDRNARWAGVLYVVPTVFGALGAPLWGRLADRYGRKRLLLRAQLGLAVSFLLAGWADSLATFTVALVLQGILGGTFAASNGYLGATLQGPALSKALTLMQGSARAALVAAPIVVGSLSGWLSPHRQYALLAVLPLTAALLLAALPEPERAREPEHIPEAVDAAQPIVSLKTLYVLEFAFVFSTVISFPYLIVLVDDRLPGTSPALSGVVFALPHLCYLVAALAVHAAFRDRPRAGLALGFTCIALGLAGHAVAGSLAALIAVRLLLGAGLTLGLVCLSVLAADCAKGRAPGGLFGSIEFFSKAGAVAAGVAAAAGSARFGPAAPVLIGGAAAAVSALALPTSHLRTRWSR; translated from the coding sequence ATGAGCGCCGAGGCGCTGCGGATGCCGGCGTCCGGACGCGCGCAGGTGCACGCGGTGGCGGGCTGCTACTTCGTGGCGTCGTTCGCCGCGCTGGGGCTGCCCCCGTATCTCACCGAGATCCTCCCGGAGCTGGGCGACCGGAACGCCCGCTGGGCCGGGGTGCTCTATGTCGTGCCGACGGTGTTCGGCGCGCTCGGCGCCCCGCTGTGGGGGCGGCTCGCCGACCGCTACGGCCGCAAACGGCTGCTGCTGCGCGCCCAGTTGGGCCTCGCGGTGTCCTTCCTGCTCGCGGGCTGGGCCGACTCCCTGGCCACCTTCACCGTCGCGCTGGTGCTGCAGGGCATCCTGGGCGGCACGTTCGCCGCGTCGAACGGCTATCTGGGCGCGACCCTCCAGGGCCCGGCGCTGTCGAAGGCGCTCACGCTGATGCAGGGAAGTGCGCGGGCCGCGCTGGTGGCCGCGCCGATCGTGGTCGGCTCGCTGTCGGGCTGGCTGTCCCCGCACCGCCAGTACGCCCTGCTCGCCGTACTGCCGCTGACGGCGGCCCTGTTGCTGGCGGCGCTGCCCGAACCCGAGCGCGCGCGGGAGCCGGAGCACATACCCGAGGCGGTCGACGCCGCTCAGCCGATCGTCTCCCTGAAGACCCTCTACGTCCTGGAGTTCGCCTTCGTGTTCTCCACCGTCATCTCCTTCCCCTACCTCATCGTGCTCGTCGACGACCGGCTCCCGGGCACGTCCCCGGCGCTGTCCGGAGTCGTGTTCGCCCTGCCCCACCTGTGCTATCTGGTGGCGGCGCTGGCCGTGCACGCCGCCTTCCGGGATCGGCCGCGTGCCGGGCTCGCGCTGGGCTTCACCTGCATCGCGCTCGGGCTCGCCGGGCACGCGGTCGCCGGATCCCTGGCCGCCCTGATCGCCGTACGGCTGCTGCTGGGGGCGGGGCTCACGCTTGGTCTTGTGTGTCTGTCGGTGCTGGCCGCCGACTGCGCCAAGGGCCGGGCGCCCGGCGGGCTGTTCGGTTCGATCGAGTTCTTCTCCAAGGCCGGCGCGGTCGCCGCCGGCGTGGCCGCGGCGGCGGGCAGCGCCCGCTTCGGACCGGCCGCACCCGTGCTGATCGGCGGTGCCGCCGCCGCCGTCTCGGCCCTCGCTCTCCCCACCTCGCACCTGCGCACCCGCTGGAGCCGTTGA
- a CDS encoding IucA/IucC family protein, with protein MPSLTDSLPEQGTAPVAPAELPTADEVVAHTLLNCLLREVSGPEHQSVVTDGRLLLRLPRRGVLLRVALRRTSLLGAHRFTGPVSEQRGGDWAEVDWRRLAEYTHDELWLRTGVRNEEFLEQIVSSHDAVGTALAAPRMTGVTDDRLSAYLASEQSLLFGHRFHPTPKARTGDPRAWSAYAPEVGASFPLRHLAVRTHLIAEECAGPASLAPLDRQHTDVPDGYRLLPAHPWQYETLREHPLLRAALDRGDVLDLGPGGKPFAATASVRTLYDGETFLKFSLNVRITNCLRKNSSYELSGAVALTRVLAPALADLAERFPGSDMLREPAYRTLALPGPDGTPDRALFEGFGVIVREGLPSRLAPGATPLLAAAVADEYPTGGAHLSRLLAGADERTALDWWSTYLDLLVPPVLSAYFDHGLVLEPHLQNVLICVDGDGRPAQVLFRDLEGTKLVPDHHEDTLGALPAEVAGPMTYDAQRGWDRVVYCLLVNHVAELLAALADLYPQAEAALWARVRDTVRAYADDRGCPPRLAALLAGVPLPAKANLLTRWERKADRDAGYVRLPSPLAEDVLRDTTGGAAR; from the coding sequence ATGCCCTCCCTGACCGACTCGCTCCCCGAGCAGGGCACTGCCCCGGTCGCCCCCGCCGAACTGCCCACCGCCGACGAGGTGGTGGCCCACACCCTTCTCAACTGCCTGCTGCGCGAGGTCTCCGGCCCTGAGCACCAGAGCGTCGTCACCGACGGCCGTCTGCTGCTGCGGCTGCCGCGCCGCGGTGTCCTGCTGCGGGTCGCCCTGCGCCGTACGTCGCTGCTCGGCGCGCACCGGTTCACCGGGCCGGTGAGCGAGCAGCGCGGCGGGGACTGGGCGGAGGTGGACTGGCGGCGGCTGGCCGAGTACACGCACGACGAGCTGTGGCTGCGGACGGGGGTGCGCAACGAGGAGTTCCTGGAGCAGATCGTCTCCAGCCACGACGCGGTCGGGACGGCCCTGGCCGCCCCCCGCATGACCGGAGTCACGGACGACCGGCTCTCCGCCTACCTCGCCTCCGAGCAGTCCCTGCTGTTCGGCCACCGCTTCCACCCCACCCCGAAGGCCCGCACGGGCGACCCGCGCGCCTGGTCCGCGTACGCGCCCGAGGTGGGCGCGTCCTTCCCGCTGCGGCACCTGGCCGTCCGTACGCATCTCATCGCCGAGGAGTGCGCCGGCCCCGCGTCGCTCGCCCCGCTGGACCGCCAGCACACGGACGTCCCCGACGGCTACCGGCTGCTGCCCGCGCACCCCTGGCAGTACGAGACGCTGCGCGAGCACCCGCTGCTGCGCGCCGCCCTCGACCGGGGCGACGTCCTCGACCTGGGCCCCGGCGGGAAGCCGTTCGCCGCCACCGCGTCGGTGCGCACGCTGTACGACGGGGAGACCTTCCTGAAGTTCAGCCTGAACGTGCGGATCACCAACTGTCTGCGCAAGAACAGCAGTTACGAGCTGTCCGGCGCCGTCGCGCTGACCCGCGTCCTGGCCCCGGCCCTCGCCGACCTGGCCGAGCGCTTCCCCGGCAGCGACATGCTGCGCGAGCCCGCCTACCGCACACTCGCCCTGCCGGGACCGGACGGCACCCCGGACCGCGCGCTGTTCGAGGGCTTCGGGGTGATCGTCCGCGAGGGCCTGCCGAGCCGGCTCGCCCCCGGCGCCACTCCCCTGCTCGCGGCCGCCGTCGCCGACGAGTACCCGACCGGCGGCGCGCATCTGTCCCGGCTCCTGGCGGGAGCGGACGAACGCACGGCCCTCGACTGGTGGTCGACGTACCTCGACCTCCTCGTCCCGCCCGTCCTGTCCGCGTACTTCGACCACGGACTGGTCCTGGAGCCCCACCTGCAGAACGTGCTGATCTGCGTCGACGGCGACGGCCGGCCCGCGCAGGTGCTGTTCCGCGACCTGGAGGGCACCAAGCTGGTCCCCGACCACCACGAGGACACCCTCGGCGCGCTGCCGGCCGAGGTCGCGGGGCCGATGACGTACGACGCGCAGCGCGGCTGGGACCGCGTCGTCTACTGCCTGCTGGTCAACCATGTCGCCGAGTTGCTCGCCGCCCTCGCCGACCTGTACCCGCAGGCGGAGGCCGCGCTGTGGGCCCGGGTGCGCGACACGGTCCGGGCGTACGCCGACGACCGGGGCTGCCCGCCAAGGCTGGCCGCCCTCCTCGCCGGCGTGCCGCTGCCCGCCAAGGCCAATCTCCTCACCCGCTGGGAACGCAAGGCCGACCGGGACGCGGGGTATGTGCGGCTGCCGTCGCCGCTCGCCGAGGACGTCCTGCGCGACACGACCGGAGGTGCCGCCCGATGA